A stretch of the Vulcanisaeta souniana JCM 11219 genome encodes the following:
- a CDS encoding HAD family hydrolase, whose protein sequence is MIRVAILDVDGVLTYFRSAWQHLHKVLGTDNWALINRAAYSSGLINYRDWALTDALLWIGVPRTWIEIPITLRKGAVELLRFLRDNGIRIIAVSGGLNYTGIPIKNYVDYFISNELIFNEDNTLLSVRVNVENKDFINELITGMGISWDDTMAIGDSDMDIPMLRRARYSIAYNPVSEEVANIARIVINSDTLYPLIDVTKAILGM, encoded by the coding sequence ATGATTAGGGTAGCGATACTGGACGTCGATGGAGTTCTCACGTACTTCAGGTCAGCATGGCAGCACCTACATAAGGTACTTGGTACTGATAACTGGGCATTGATCAATAGAGCTGCCTATAGTTCAGGGCTTATTAACTACAGGGATTGGGCGCTCACTGATGCGCTTCTCTGGATTGGCGTACCGAGGACTTGGATCGAGATCCCAATAACGCTTAGGAAAGGTGCAGTTGAATTGCTGAGGTTTTTGAGAGATAATGGAATTAGAATCATTGCCGTAAGCGGCGGATTAAACTACACAGGTATCCCCATTAAGAACTATGTTGATTACTTCATTAGCAACGAATTAATATTTAACGAGGATAATACCCTGCTTTCTGTTAGGGTTAATGTCGAGAATAAGGACTTCATTAATGAACTAATTACAGGAATGGGCATTAGTTGGGATGATACCATGGCTATCGGTGACAGCGATATGGATATACCAATGCTCAGAAGAGCTAGGTACTCAATAGCCTACAACCCTGTTAGTGAGGAAGTTGCTAACATAGCACGTATTGTAATAAACTCAGACACCCTCTATCCACTTATTGATGTCACAAAGGCAATACTAGGAATGTAG
- the eno gene encoding phosphopyruvate hydratase codes for MPDTTIEDLGIRKIFNSRGEETVEVETYLTDGYGRAAAPAGASRGSHEVVYFPNDNVDLAISTFEKSVAPDLMGLDASIQGEVDTRLEEIDGTENFSRIGGAVAIATSMAVARAVANALEIPLYQHLGGANTRDLPYPLGNVIGGGKHSRGLGPDIQEFLVVSYGAQDIYTAIKANIEVHRTVFKELVKADPAFTGGRNDEGAWSARISTSTALDILSKAAKEVSSKLGFEIGIGVDMAASTLWNGEKYVYTNEGISRTPKEQLEFVKGLIEKYGLVYVEDPFHEEDFRSFAELTDSVGDKCLVVGDDLFTTNPSRLSRGIKEGAANAIIVKPDQIGTLSRAWEAVRLAVSNGYTPVVSHRSGDTEYDTLAHIAVGFGAPIIKSGVLGGERITKLNELIRIQDYMGRAARMNQLLAQRFRH; via the coding sequence ATGCCCGACACAACAATAGAGGATTTAGGAATCAGGAAAATATTTAATTCAAGGGGGGAGGAGACAGTTGAAGTCGAGACCTACCTAACAGACGGATATGGCAGGGCAGCAGCACCTGCGGGTGCCTCAAGGGGCTCACATGAAGTTGTTTATTTCCCTAATGATAATGTTGACCTTGCAATAAGCACGTTCGAGAAATCCGTGGCACCAGACCTAATGGGACTCGATGCATCAATACAGGGCGAGGTGGATACCAGGCTTGAGGAGATCGACGGTACAGAGAACTTCTCTAGAATCGGCGGTGCGGTAGCCATAGCCACCTCAATGGCTGTAGCCAGGGCTGTCGCGAATGCCCTAGAAATACCACTATATCAGCACCTGGGCGGTGCCAACACTAGGGATTTACCATACCCACTAGGTAATGTTATTGGTGGCGGCAAGCACAGCCGTGGTCTTGGCCCTGACATTCAGGAGTTCCTGGTCGTATCATACGGAGCCCAGGACATTTACACGGCTATTAAGGCAAACATTGAAGTCCATAGAACCGTCTTTAAGGAATTGGTTAAGGCTGACCCAGCATTCACGGGCGGTCGTAATGATGAAGGAGCTTGGTCAGCCAGGATCTCCACAAGCACGGCTTTAGATATCCTGAGCAAGGCTGCTAAGGAGGTCAGTAGTAAGTTGGGTTTTGAAATTGGTATTGGTGTTGATATGGCTGCATCAACACTATGGAATGGCGAGAAGTATGTATACACGAATGAGGGGATCTCAAGGACGCCAAAGGAGCAGCTTGAGTTTGTTAAGGGATTGATTGAGAAGTATGGGCTTGTCTATGTTGAGGATCCATTCCATGAGGAGGACTTCCGATCCTTTGCGGAATTGACGGATTCCGTCGGCGATAAATGCCTAGTTGTTGGTGATGACCTATTCACGACTAATCCATCTAGATTATCAAGGGGTATTAAGGAGGGTGCCGCAAACGCCATAATAGTAAAGCCTGACCAAATAGGCACCTTGTCAAGGGCCTGGGAGGCCGTTAGGCTGGCGGTGTCCAACGGCTATACACCAGTGGTGTCCCACAGGTCCGGTGATACTGAGTATGATACACTGGCCCATATAGCTGTTGGCTTTGGAGCACCAATAATTAAGAGCGGCGTCCTGGGTGGCGAGAGGATTACCAAACTCAATGAGTTAATTAGAATCCAGGACTACATGGGGAGGGCAGCAAGGATGAATCAATTGCTTGCTCAAAGGTTTAGGCATTGA
- the rpsB gene encoding 30S ribosomal protein S2 → MGEERKEVRDEGLAPVPAQEELLMAIEKYLAAGVRLGTRVSNAYLQRRGFVFSVRPDGLRILNLRKIDERIRIAAKMITMYDPERVVAYSAKPYGFKPVEMFCKFVKCKAITGRFIPGTFTNPNLNHYIETDLLISTDPKADTQAIEEAARMGIPVIALVDTDTPISYVDLIIPCNNKGRRSLALIYWLLTRQVLRIRGELKENEDLPVQPEEFEVKASIEGVSQ, encoded by the coding sequence ATGGGTGAGGAACGTAAGGAAGTGCGTGATGAAGGATTAGCACCAGTACCTGCACAGGAGGAATTATTAATGGCTATTGAGAAATACCTAGCTGCCGGTGTTAGACTTGGCACAAGGGTATCCAATGCGTACCTGCAAAGGAGAGGGTTCGTGTTCTCTGTTAGGCCTGATGGACTTAGAATCCTTAATCTAAGGAAGATCGATGAGAGAATTAGGATTGCTGCCAAGATGATCACAATGTATGACCCGGAGAGGGTCGTTGCCTATTCAGCAAAACCCTATGGCTTCAAGCCGGTGGAGATGTTCTGTAAATTTGTTAAGTGCAAGGCAATAACCGGCAGGTTCATACCTGGTACATTCACGAATCCGAACCTCAACCACTACATAGAGACCGACCTACTGATATCCACGGACCCAAAGGCTGATACTCAGGCAATAGAGGAGGCGGCTAGAATGGGTATTCCAGTCATAGCTCTCGTGGATACAGATACGCCGATATCATACGTAGACCTAATAATACCATGCAACAACAAGGGAAGAAGGAGTCTAGCCCTGATCTACTGGTTATTGACTAGGCAAGTACTTAGGATTAGGGGTGAGCTGAAGGAGAATGAGGATCTTCCAGTGCAGCCAGAGGAATTCGAGGTTAAGGCATCAATTGAGGGAGTTTCTCAATAA
- the amrB gene encoding AmmeMemoRadiSam system protein B, protein MARVRKPAVAGAFYEADRDRLVKQIEWAISHQLGPGQLTKQPRDGYKAVPIVIVPHAGYVYSGPIAAMSFAEIYRFHNPRTFILIGPNHYGIGASVAIYPEGAWETPLGALEVDSEVAKDLMSKVKYLEPDVYAFTQEHSLEVQLPFIQYIFGNNVKIVPIIIWRQTKEVARDLGNAIADIISSHEPGSIVYVASSDWNHYEPHEITTEKDMRAIDPVLRLDDDSFLDVIERYDVSACGYGAIATAIVAAKKLGVKNVVLLRHATSGDTSGYTLETVGYASIAFFL, encoded by the coding sequence ATGGCTCGTGTACGTAAACCAGCGGTTGCTGGCGCCTTTTATGAGGCGGATAGGGATAGGTTAGTTAAGCAGATTGAATGGGCAATAAGCCATCAATTAGGTCCTGGCCAATTAACTAAGCAACCCCGTGATGGGTATAAGGCCGTGCCAATAGTTATTGTTCCACATGCTGGTTACGTTTATTCAGGCCCCATAGCTGCAATGTCCTTTGCCGAGATCTACAGGTTTCATAATCCAAGGACCTTCATACTAATAGGCCCTAATCACTATGGCATTGGTGCATCGGTGGCCATATACCCCGAGGGTGCTTGGGAAACTCCGCTTGGCGCACTTGAGGTTGATTCCGAGGTAGCTAAGGACTTAATGAGCAAGGTTAAGTACCTGGAACCCGATGTGTATGCCTTCACCCAGGAGCATTCACTTGAGGTTCAATTACCCTTTATTCAATACATATTTGGTAATAACGTTAAGATAGTACCAATAATAATTTGGAGACAGACTAAGGAAGTTGCCAGGGATCTCGGTAATGCAATAGCCGATATAATATCAAGCCATGAACCTGGCTCCATAGTCTATGTGGCCTCCAGCGACTGGAATCACTATGAACCCCATGAAATAACCACCGAGAAGGACATGAGGGCCATAGATCCTGTACTTAGGCTCGATGATGATTCATTCCTTGATGTTATTGAGCGTTATGACGTATCTGCCTGTGGATATGGCGCAATTGCCACTGCCATAGTTGCCGCTAAGAAGCTCGGTGTTAAGAACGTGGTTTTATTAAGGCATGCCACGTCAGGTGATACAAGCGGTTACACCCTTGAAACAGTGGGTTACGCCTCAATAGCATTTTTTCTCTAA
- the cmk gene encoding (d)CMP kinase, translated as MGVVAVSGQAASGKTTVARKLASKLNYRFVSIGELFRKIAVERNVSLVELHRIAESDFSIDKAVDEESIREARKGNVVIEGHLAAWLLRDLADVRIYLKADTKVRAQRLSARDGKPATEAISEIRIREESNRRRYLTIYGIDINDLSPFDLVIDTTYIDADQVVDLVYKYVYSVLQNKGSL; from the coding sequence ATGGGCGTTGTTGCTGTAAGTGGACAAGCCGCGAGTGGTAAGACTACGGTTGCGAGGAAACTAGCCAGTAAATTGAATTATCGGTTTGTATCAATTGGTGAGTTGTTTAGAAAAATCGCTGTTGAGAGGAACGTGTCTCTCGTGGAGCTTCATAGAATTGCTGAATCGGACTTCAGTATTGATAAGGCCGTTGATGAGGAATCCATAAGGGAGGCTAGGAAGGGCAATGTTGTGATTGAAGGCCACTTAGCCGCCTGGTTGCTTAGGGACCTAGCTGATGTACGTATTTACCTAAAGGCCGATACCAAGGTTAGGGCTCAGAGGTTATCAGCTAGGGATGGTAAGCCAGCAACTGAAGCAATTAGTGAAATAAGGATTCGCGAGGAATCAAACAGAAGGAGATACCTGACTATATATGGAATTGATATAAATGACCTATCACCATTCGACCTAGTCATCGACACCACATACATAGATGCTGATCAAGTAGTTGATTTGGTGTATAAGTACGTATATAGCGTATTGCAAAATAAGGGTAGCCTTTAG
- a CDS encoding 50S ribosomal protein L34 encodes MPRPALRSRRLRRISKKTPGGRRVVHYDKRFASKPRCAICGRPLNGINETRIKTEHVSGSTISRPYGGYICHRCLALALRIAVRLS; translated from the coding sequence ATGCCAAGACCAGCATTGAGATCCAGGAGATTGAGGAGGATCTCCAAGAAGACGCCTGGTGGTCGACGTGTGGTACACTATGACAAGAGATTCGCGTCAAAACCTAGGTGCGCCATTTGTGGTAGGCCATTGAATGGCATTAATGAGACTAGAATTAAGACTGAGCATGTGTCTGGCTCAACGATTTCAAGACCCTATGGTGGTTATATTTGCCATAGATGCTTGGCGCTGGCCTTGAGGATTGCGGTAAGGCTTTCATAG
- the trm10 gene encoding tRNA (adenine(9)-N1)-methyltransferase Trm10 — translation MILGKQLLELLRGLGIRRLCIPRGLKCNYYLPQCIAVNLLLGRYALCFGGFGNTTTSRFNDLEVLSLSSMGAIPCDARITKPSDCIASLDLLMDIPRKPHFIIDLSLWDEHTKSEKNELVEQVLASISTVRRYLWDTNLELTNAPSEFLDSLNRFTKGFNHRVIIRSYGPDIKGDAVMLDPEGDCILNETMITGFSTFIIGGIVDKERRVKGETGRLYGALGLNVPRCRIELRGSIIGVPDRINKVIEIVLMTIFETGSIENAVVMAMSKKDRVNRLLYELQRAAYRIRGENGVLLAVTKSMITRINWVNATEKEVELALRKSHVIVLSNDELNKYLSLGIARPGPETHRYVDAK, via the coding sequence ATGATACTCGGCAAGCAATTACTGGAATTACTAAGAGGCTTAGGAATACGTAGGTTGTGCATACCACGTGGACTTAAGTGCAATTACTACCTACCGCAGTGCATAGCGGTAAATCTACTACTGGGTAGGTATGCATTATGCTTCGGTGGTTTCGGTAACACGACTACTTCAAGGTTCAATGACCTCGAGGTATTATCACTATCCTCAATGGGGGCAATACCATGCGATGCGCGTATAACCAAACCAAGTGACTGCATTGCATCACTGGATTTGCTAATGGATATACCCAGGAAGCCCCACTTCATAATCGACCTATCCCTCTGGGACGAACACACTAAATCCGAGAAGAATGAACTTGTGGAACAGGTACTCGCCTCAATAAGTACAGTACGGAGGTACCTCTGGGACACCAACCTGGAGTTAACAAATGCACCCAGCGAGTTCCTGGATAGCCTTAATAGGTTTACCAAAGGATTCAACCACAGGGTGATTATTAGGAGTTATGGCCCAGACATAAAGGGGGACGCTGTTATGCTTGACCCGGAGGGCGATTGTATACTTAATGAGACTATGATCACGGGGTTCTCCACATTTATCATTGGCGGTATTGTCGATAAGGAAAGACGCGTTAAGGGCGAAACTGGGAGGTTATATGGGGCGCTGGGCCTTAACGTGCCCAGGTGTAGGATAGAGTTGAGAGGCTCGATAATAGGTGTCCCCGATAGGATAAATAAGGTAATTGAGATTGTGCTAATGACCATATTCGAGACCGGAAGCATTGAGAACGCTGTGGTGATGGCAATGTCCAAGAAGGACAGGGTAAATAGGTTACTTTATGAACTTCAGAGGGCGGCGTACAGGATCCGTGGTGAGAACGGTGTTCTCTTAGCCGTGACCAAGTCCATGATTACCCGAATCAATTGGGTCAATGCCACAGAGAAGGAGGTGGAATTAGCCCTTAGGAAGTCCCACGTGATCGTACTAAGTAATGACGAATTGAATAAATACCTGTCCCTAGGCATTGCCAGGCCTGGCCCTGAGACCCATAGGTATGTTGATGCTAAGTAA
- a CDS encoding TatD family hydrolase, producing the protein MGTELPLCDNHAHTNPVSGIGPRELARRFRKEGGKFIVIVALLTWSLGLTPGDLDSVRKMYDITVESARVINEEGIKAVAIVGVHPAEAYELLSGGWSKEDVRKFMEKSIDLAVRYIKEGKAVGIGEIGRPHWDVPSDITEFFNELLMYGFNAAKDINAVVHLHLERNGISTASSIINMVRKVGNKPYSIIMHHAEPVAIDIANEGSVMPSIPMGRKGEFEEAIKHGPSFVVESDFIDDPKRPGAVIPPWTLVRKLRNYVSNGVINEDFLHRICMDNINRVYGMVY; encoded by the coding sequence GTGGGCACTGAATTACCCCTGTGCGATAACCACGCGCATACAAATCCAGTTAGTGGTATTGGACCAAGGGAATTGGCCAGGAGATTTCGTAAAGAGGGCGGCAAGTTCATAGTCATAGTGGCCCTCCTAACCTGGAGCCTTGGACTAACGCCTGGCGACCTTGATAGCGTTAGGAAGATGTATGACATAACAGTGGAGTCGGCAAGGGTCATTAATGAGGAAGGCATTAAGGCTGTAGCAATAGTTGGTGTGCACCCAGCCGAGGCCTATGAATTACTTAGCGGGGGTTGGTCAAAGGAGGATGTGCGTAAGTTCATGGAGAAGAGCATTGACCTAGCGGTTAGGTACATCAAGGAAGGTAAGGCGGTGGGTATTGGGGAGATCGGCAGGCCCCATTGGGATGTACCCAGCGATATTACTGAGTTCTTTAATGAACTATTGATGTACGGGTTTAATGCAGCCAAGGACATTAATGCCGTGGTTCACCTACATCTGGAGAGAAACGGCATTAGTACCGCATCATCAATAATAAACATGGTTAGGAAAGTGGGTAATAAGCCCTATAGTATTATCATGCACCATGCGGAGCCTGTGGCAATTGATATTGCAAATGAGGGTAGTGTTATGCCATCAATACCCATGGGTAGGAAGGGTGAGTTTGAGGAGGCTATTAAGCATGGGCCAAGTTTCGTCGTTGAGAGTGATTTCATAGATGATCCAAAGAGGCCAGGTGCCGTAATACCACCATGGACCCTGGTTAGGAAATTAAGGAATTACGTGAGTAATGGGGTCATTAATGAGGACTTCCTTCATAGGATTTGCATGGACAATATTAATAGGGTGTATGGTATGGTTTATTGA
- the trxA gene encoding thioredoxin: MSNEERELIERMYRRMLMMHVKESSFNDSRRQMCPSGIIALSGNNFNSSIRECFASVIDFYADWCIPCKIMDPILNKLSQVFAGQVFFGRINVDEYPEIAAEYGIMSIPTTILFRNGEEVYRVIGAVDFNTMKRYIEIYLGVGGTTR, encoded by the coding sequence ATGAGTAATGAGGAGAGGGAATTGATTGAGAGGATGTACAGGAGGATGCTGATGATGCATGTCAAGGAATCGTCATTCAACGATTCCAGGCGGCAAATGTGCCCAAGCGGTATTATTGCACTTAGTGGTAATAATTTTAATTCATCAATTAGGGAGTGCTTTGCCTCGGTAATTGATTTCTATGCTGACTGGTGCATACCCTGTAAGATAATGGATCCAATATTGAATAAGCTATCGCAGGTATTTGCAGGTCAGGTGTTCTTTGGGCGTATTAATGTTGATGAGTACCCGGAAATAGCCGCTGAATACGGGATCATGTCCATACCGACTACAATATTGTTCAGGAATGGTGAGGAGGTTTACAGGGTAATCGGTGCCGTTGATTTTAATACAATGAAGAGGTACATCGAGATTTACCTGGGCGTTGGGGGAACCACTCGGTAA
- a CDS encoding glutamine synthetase family protein, whose amino-acid sequence MPAKNLEIEPVDLWRLLRASGVKYVKFLIVDINGVPRSETVPIDMAKDLFIDGMPFDASSIPLYSTVNRSDFVAYVDPRAVYIEHWQDGKVADVFTVISDISDKPSSLDPRRVLNDTLEQVRSKGYDFLMGVEVEFFVVKEDNGKPTLADTGVYFDGWNVTVQSQFMKELINAIAEAGINYTKIHHEVAPSQYEINIGAYDPLRLADQVIYFKIMAKDIAQKYGLKATFMPKPFWGVNGSGAHTHISVWKDGKNLFQSNTGKITEECGYAISAILGSARALSSFVAPLVNSYKRLVPHYEAPTRIVWGYANRSAMVRIPQYKMKINRFEYRHPDPSMNPYLAFAAMVKAVMKGLEERREPPPPTDDIAYELTNAPETPATLEATLNELSKSFLATELPSELVNAYMRVKQNEWEDYLTNVGPWEKTWNVITQWEYNRYLVTA is encoded by the coding sequence GTGCCCGCTAAAAACCTAGAAATCGAACCAGTTGACCTATGGAGACTACTAAGGGCATCTGGTGTAAAATATGTCAAGTTTCTAATAGTTGACATAAACGGTGTACCAAGGTCAGAAACAGTACCCATAGACATGGCCAAGGACCTGTTTATCGATGGGATGCCCTTCGACGCTTCCTCAATACCCCTATACTCAACGGTAAATAGAAGCGATTTTGTTGCCTATGTAGATCCAAGGGCAGTATATATAGAGCACTGGCAGGATGGTAAGGTAGCAGACGTATTCACAGTAATATCTGACATATCGGATAAACCCTCATCACTGGACCCAAGGAGGGTCCTCAATGACACACTTGAGCAGGTTAGATCGAAGGGTTATGACTTCCTCATGGGTGTTGAGGTCGAGTTTTTCGTTGTTAAGGAGGATAATGGTAAGCCTACGCTTGCGGATACTGGTGTGTACTTTGATGGCTGGAATGTGACTGTGCAGTCACAGTTCATGAAGGAGTTAATAAATGCAATAGCTGAGGCAGGTATTAACTACACGAAGATCCACCATGAGGTAGCCCCAAGTCAGTACGAGATAAATATTGGCGCCTACGATCCACTGAGGCTCGCGGACCAGGTAATATACTTCAAGATCATGGCTAAGGACATAGCCCAGAAATACGGCCTAAAGGCAACATTCATGCCAAAGCCCTTCTGGGGAGTTAACGGCAGCGGCGCCCACACGCACATTAGTGTCTGGAAGGATGGCAAGAACCTATTTCAGAGCAATACTGGGAAGATAACCGAGGAATGCGGTTACGCAATAAGCGCAATACTGGGCAGTGCAAGGGCGTTAAGTAGTTTCGTAGCGCCACTCGTTAATTCATACAAGAGGTTAGTGCCTCACTACGAGGCACCAACGAGGATCGTGTGGGGTTATGCAAATAGGAGCGCCATGGTTAGGATACCGCAGTATAAAATGAAGATCAACAGGTTTGAATATAGACACCCGGACCCAAGTATGAATCCATACCTAGCCTTTGCAGCCATGGTGAAGGCAGTAATGAAAGGACTTGAAGAAAGGAGGGAGCCGCCACCACCAACTGATGACATTGCCTATGAACTAACCAATGCCCCAGAAACACCGGCAACCCTAGAAGCCACACTTAATGAGCTCTCCAAGAGCTTCTTAGCCACAGAACTACCGAGCGAGTTAGTAAATGCCTACATGAGAGTCAAGCAGAATGAGTGGGAGGATTACTTAACTAACGTTGGTCCCTGGGAGAAGACCTGGAACGTAATAACCCAGTGGGAGTATAATAGGTACCTGGTTACTGCATAA
- a CDS encoding ammonium transporter: MTVLATAITTKANALPNLSGYPQASVPTWLDTGSNAWMLTAATLVGLQSVPGLMLLYGGMTKRKYAINTMMMVLYAFAIVLIIWVLAGYMFAFGPALVSVGGFNVLGMPIPALSSSVIASQASVPAAQQYPNIAMSTLIFFQFVFAAITPALMVGALIERMNFKAWMLFVPLWSLLVYSPVAFWLWGGGWLMQLGVVDFSGGYVIHVDAGIAAFVAAAMVGERLVEERKLQPHNLTQVAAGLGLVWLGWNGFNGGDPYGSTIDAAIAVINTNLATAVAVVMWMLLDTSYFGKPTFTGAVSGAVAGLVGITPAAGYINGVGSIIIGALSSAAAWYSLNFFQFRSKLTRNIDDALGVFSDHAVPGIIGGILTGIFADPNITKYVDPGLRGALYGDPYQVLLQLMGVAVVVVYDVVMTYLILKLIGRVTPLRASIEELRIGDKEMHGEVAYDEFAFATQGDAERMAAGVVVSVFNKINDVNDEEK, translated from the coding sequence ATGACTGTGCTTGCAACAGCAATAACCACTAAAGCCAATGCCCTGCCAAATCTATCAGGGTACCCGCAGGCCTCCGTGCCTACATGGCTAGACACAGGTAGTAATGCGTGGATGCTCACGGCAGCCACCCTCGTAGGTCTTCAAAGCGTGCCCGGCCTAATGCTCCTCTATGGTGGTATGACTAAGCGTAAATATGCCATAAATACAATGATGATGGTGCTCTACGCCTTCGCCATAGTATTAATAATTTGGGTGTTGGCAGGTTACATGTTCGCGTTTGGACCTGCACTGGTGAGTGTGGGCGGCTTTAACGTATTGGGCATGCCAATACCAGCATTATCAAGTAGCGTCATTGCGTCGCAGGCCAGCGTACCAGCTGCTCAGCAGTACCCGAACATAGCCATGTCGACATTGATATTCTTCCAATTCGTCTTCGCCGCAATAACGCCTGCACTGATGGTTGGCGCCTTAATAGAGAGGATGAATTTTAAGGCCTGGATGCTCTTCGTACCACTATGGTCCCTCCTCGTTTACAGCCCAGTGGCTTTTTGGCTCTGGGGCGGTGGTTGGCTCATGCAACTTGGTGTTGTGGATTTCTCGGGTGGTTACGTAATACATGTTGATGCAGGTATAGCGGCCTTCGTAGCAGCCGCAATGGTTGGTGAGAGGTTGGTTGAGGAGAGGAAGTTGCAACCGCATAATCTAACCCAAGTCGCGGCGGGTCTCGGCCTTGTCTGGCTGGGTTGGAATGGTTTTAATGGTGGAGACCCATATGGATCAACAATAGATGCAGCAATAGCTGTCATAAATACTAACCTAGCCACGGCTGTGGCTGTGGTCATGTGGATGCTGCTTGACACGTCCTACTTTGGGAAACCTACGTTTACAGGCGCTGTTTCTGGGGCTGTGGCGGGCTTAGTCGGTATAACGCCAGCCGCTGGTTATATTAATGGAGTTGGGTCAATAATAATTGGGGCATTATCAAGTGCGGCCGCCTGGTATTCCCTAAACTTCTTCCAATTTAGGTCTAAGCTAACTAGGAACATTGATGATGCGTTAGGGGTGTTCTCGGATCACGCAGTTCCCGGGATCATAGGTGGTATACTAACGGGCATCTTCGCGGATCCTAACATCACTAAGTACGTGGATCCAGGACTAAGAGGAGCCCTTTATGGAGATCCATATCAAGTCCTGCTTCAACTCATGGGTGTTGCCGTTGTGGTAGTTTATGATGTAGTGATGACTTACCTGATTCTCAAGTTAATAGGCAGGGTGACACCATTGAGAGCATCGATTGAGGAGTTGAGGATTGGTGATAAAGAGATGCATGGTGAGGTTGCGTACGATGAATTTGCCTTCGCAACACAGGGAGATGCAGAGAGAATGGCAGCCGGCGTTGTGGTATCTGTGTTCAATAAAATCAATGACGTAAATGATGAGGAGAAATGA
- a CDS encoding PIN domain-containing protein, with protein MKMKIECVVFDTSALLLMFTRGLRIIDQVIELVNSPIIPVVPYPILNELMKLSKLGRPGIARASGNALNYIISNFSIASATGSPDDSVVAVSREYGCIAVTCDMKLLKRLRQMDVRAIYLRASADRLESNFE; from the coding sequence ATGAAAATGAAAATAGAGTGCGTTGTCTTTGATACCAGCGCGTTACTACTTATGTTCACAAGGGGTTTGCGCATTATTGATCAAGTCATTGAACTCGTTAATTCACCAATAATACCCGTGGTCCCATACCCAATACTTAATGAATTAATGAAACTAAGTAAACTAGGTAGGCCCGGAATAGCCAGGGCCTCAGGTAATGCCCTTAATTACATTATTAGTAATTTCTCAATAGCCAGCGCCACCGGTTCACCGGATGATTCAGTGGTGGCAGTATCCAGGGAATACGGCTGCATTGCTGTGACATGCGACATGAAATTACTAAAGAGACTGAGACAAATGGATGTTAGGGCAATATATCTAAGGGCAAGTGCAGATAGGCTGGAATCTAATTTTGAATAG